The Xenopus laevis strain J_2021 chromosome 5L, Xenopus_laevis_v10.1, whole genome shotgun sequence genome has a segment encoding these proteins:
- the gtf2h5.L gene encoding general transcription factor IIH subunit 5 — translation MVNVLKGVLVECDPAMKQFLLYLDETNALGKKFIIQDLDDTHVFILAEVVAILQEKVGELMDQNSFPVTQK, via the exons atggtgaATGTCCTTAAAGGAGTCCTTGTGGAATG CGATCCAGCAATGAAACAGTTCCTCCTGTACTTGGACGAGACCAATGCCTTAGGAAAGAAGTTCATTATCCAAGACCTGGATGACACCCATGTTTTTATCTTGGCTGAAGTAGTTGCTATACTGCAGGAGAAAGTTGGAGAGCTGATGGACCAGAACTCTTTTCCAGTCACACAGAAATAA